GCGGCCCCCCCGGCCCGGGTCCGGGAGGCCTGGGACGGTCTCGGCTACTATGCCCGGGCGCGCAACCTCCAGGCCGCCGCCCGGGCCCTGGTCCGGGAGCGGGGCGGGCGCTTCCCCCGAACGCGCGAGGAAGCCGAAAACCTCCCGGGCGTGGGACGCTACACGAGCGGGGCGCTCCTGGCTTTCGCCTTCGGGGAGCCGGTCCCGGCACTGGACACCAACGGTACCCGGGTCCTGAGCCGCCTCTTCCTGGCCCGGCGACCCTCCTCCCCGAGCCGCACGGTCGCCCGCCTGGAGAGACTAGCGGCATCGCTCATCCCGCCGGGAGAGGGCTGGGCCTTCAACCAGGCCCTGATGGACTTCGGCGCGCTCGTCTGCACCGCCCGGGCCCCGCGCTGCGAGGCCTGCCCCTTCAGGAGCCGGTGTCGCGCCTACGCCCGCTGGCAGCGGCGCGGCGGCGCCACCGGAAGGTAGCCGTGAAGATCTACACCCGGACCGGCGACAAGGGGGAGACGGGCCTCTTCGACGGGACCCGCGTGAGCAAGGCGGACCCCCGCGTGGAAGCCTACGGAGCCGTGGACGAGACGAGCGCGCTCCTGGGGGTCGCCGCGGCCAACACCACCGACGCGGAGCTTCGCGGGATCCTCCAGGACCTGCAGCGGGACCTCTTCGCCGTCGGGGCGCAGCTTGCCGACCCCAAGTGGGGCGTGAAGCCCCGGAAGGAGAAGACCCGCCTCACCGAGGCCCGGGTGGCCGAGCTCGAAGCCCTGATCGACCGGGCGGAAGCGGAGCTGCCGCCGCTCAAGCAATTCATCCTGCCGGGCGGGAGTCCCGTGGGGGCGGTCCTGCACCTGGCCCGGACAGTCTGCCGGCGGGCGGAGCGGCGGATCGTGGCGCTCGCGGCCACGATGGCCGTTTCCCCCCTGCTCCTCACTTACGTCAACCGCCTCTCCGACTTGCTCTTCGTCCTGGCCCGGCTCGCCAGCCGGCGGGCCGGCACGGAGGAGATCCCCTGGTGAGCGGGCCGCGCGCCGTCATCCTGGATTTCAACGGCGTCATCCTGGACGACGAGCCGATCCACTGCGCGGTATTGCAGGAGGTGCTGGCTGAGGAGGGGTACCGGCTCACGGAGGAGGAGTACCGGCGCGACTACCTGGCCCAGGACGACCGGGGGTGCTTCACCCTGGCCCTCCGGGGGATGGGCCGCCCCGTGACGGAGGCGGCCCTCGCGGACCTCATCCGGCGGAAGGGGACCCGCTACCAGGCCCGGATGCGGGAGGGATACCGCTTCTTCCCCGGCGTCGTGGACTTCCTCCGGGCGGGGGCGGGCCGGGTCCGCCTGGCCATCGCCTCCGGGGCGCACCGGGACGAGATCGAGGCCGCCCTGCGGCGAGCAGGCCTGACGTCCTGCTTCACCGCCATCGTGAGCGCCGACGAGATCAGCCGGATGAAGCCGGACCCCGAGATCTACCGGACGGCCCTGGATCGCCTCAACGGAGCGCCCCCCCGGCCCCTCCCCCCAATCGCGCCGTCCCAGTGCCTCGCCGTCGAGGACTCCATGGCCGGGGTCGAGGCGGCGCAGGCGGCCGGCATGCCCTGCGTGGCCGTGACCAACTCCTACCCCGCCGAGGCGCTCGGCTTCGCCGACCTCGTGGTGCCGGGCCTGGCGGGGCAGACCACCGAGGGACTCTGGCGAGCGGCGACCGACGGGACCCGCGGCCTCAGCGGCGGCAGGAGGCGCCGGTGAGCCGGCAGGCGGAAGGCCGCTCGCGCTTCACCGCCCTCGTCGGGCGGCCCGAAGGGGAGATTGACCTGGCGGAGGCGGCCCTCCTCATCGCGGCGGAGGAGTACCCCGACCTGGACATGGCCGCCTACCTGACGCTGCTGGCCCGAATGGGAGAGGAACTCCGCCGCCGGACGCGCGACGTGCGTTCCGCCGCGTCGGCCCTGGAGACCCTGAACCACTATCTGTTCGACGAGCTGGGCTTCGCCGGGAACCTGGAAGAGTACTACGATCCCCGAAATTCCTACCTGAACGAGGTCCTGGACCGGCGCACCGGCATCCCGATCTCCCTCTCCACCGTCTACATGGCCGTCGCCCGCCACGGCGGGCTGCCGATCTCGGGGGTAGGGTTCCCGGGCCATTTTCTGGTGAAGGTCGCCTCGGGGGGAGAGGAGATCGTCCTGGACCCGTTCAACCGGGGGGCGATCCTCACGGAGGCCGACTGCCAGAAGCTCCTCGACCAGGCGACGGCAGGACGGGCCCGCTTCTCGCGGGAGTTGCTCCGCGCCGCCGGGACCAAGGCCATCCTGGCCCGGATGCTCGCGAACTTGAAGGGGGTCTACTCGGCCACCCGGCAGTACGCCAAAGCCCTCTCCTGTGTCGAGCGGACCCTGCTCCTGACGCCCGACTCCGTGCGAGAGATCCGGGACCGGGGCCTCCTCCTCGCCCAGATGCAGCGGACCGAGGAGGCCATCCGCGAGCTGACCCGCTACCTGAAGCTGACCCCGGCGCCGGAGGATGCGGACAGAGTGAAGGAGCAGGTCCGCGCTCTCCGGATGCACCAGGCCTTGCTCAACTGATTCCGCCCGCCTCCGCCTCTCCCGCCGGGCCCTCCCCCACGACTGCTGCCATCCCCGTCTGCACCAGCCGGACGGCGAACTCGAGCAGCTCCACATCGTCCTCGCGGGCGGCCAGGATGGACTCGAGGGTATGCCGCCCGTCGAAGAGCTGGAGCTTCTCGTGCAGCTCGGGGGCGAGGCGCCGGCCGGCCAGGACCTCCCGGGCCTTCGGCGTGAGGGCGAGGCGGGTTTCCAGGGAGGGGAGCTGCAACCGGAGGAGGGCGCGCCGGACCCGCATCTGGACATCCGACGGGTTGAGCGGCTTGGTGATGTAATCCACCGCTCCCAGGCTCACCCCCCGCTTTCGATCGTCCAGGTCCACCCGGGCCGTGACGAAGATGAGTGGGATCGCCTTCGTCCGCTCGTTGCCCCGCAGGATCTGCGCCACCGCAAACCCGTCCTCCTCCGGGAGGATGACGTCCAGGAGGATCAGGTCCGGCTGGTGTTCCCAGGCCAGATCCAGGGCCTCGACGCCGCCCCGCGCGACGAAGACCTGACACCCCAGCCCTCCCAGCGTCTCCCGCAGCAGCTCGATGAAGAAGTAGTTGTCCTCGACGATGAGGATCTTCGCGCCCTTGGTGATGGGATCGGGGCTCACGGGCGCCTCACTCGGCCGGGGAGGGGGCGGTCAGGGTCAGGCCGCCGTCTACCACGATGGTCTGCCCGCAGATCCACTCCGCCTCCTCCGAGCAGAGAAACGCGATCACCTTCGCGATGTCCTCCGGGGTCCCCACCCGCCCTTTCGGCGTGGCCTGGACGACCTGCGCCTTCCAGGCCTCGTAGCCGTCCCCCGCATAGAGCCTGGACGAGTCGGTCTCCACCAGCCCCGGGTTCACGGCGTTCACGCTGATCCCCCGGGGGGCCAGCTCGGCCGCCAGATAGCGGGTCAGCACCTCCATGGCCGCCTTCGCCGCCCCCAGCGTCCCGTGGCGGGGGAGACACCCGAGGGAGTCAATCCCCGAGACGGCCACGATGCGCCCCCGGCGCCCCCCCATCAGGGGGACCGCCTCCTGCGCCGCCACCAGGAAGCCCTTCACCGTGATGGCGAAGGTCTTGTCCACGTTGTGCTCCTTCACCTCCAGCAGGGGCTTGAAGGCGGTCGCGGCGGCATTCGCGATGAAGAAATCCAGGACCCCGAAGGTCTCCCGGACCCCGGCGAAGACCCGGCGGACCGCCTCCATGTCGGTCAGGTCCGCCGGGATGGAGAGCACCCGGCGTCCCAGCCGCCGGATTGCCTCCGCCACCTCGCTCGCCGCCCCCTCCTGCCGCCGGTACGTGAAGGCCACGTCCGCCCCGCGGGCCGCCAGCAGGTGCGCGGTCGCCCGGCCGATCCCCCGCGAGCCTCCGGTGATGAGGGCCACCTTGCCGGCGAAGGGAGTCATCCGCCGCCCCTCACGTCCCGAAGCGCCCGAGGTAGTCGCGGAGTGCCTCCGCCGTGCTCGGGAAAGCCAGCTCGTCCCAGGGGATCGCGCCCGGCGGGAAGATCCGCGCCTCCAGCGCCTCGTCCCCAGCCCGGAGTTCTCCTCCCAGGACCTGCACGAGGTACACCACCACCACGACCGGGTTGTCGGGATAGGAGTAGACGTTGACCAGCTCCCGGACGGCCACCTCCAGGCTCGCCTCCTCCCGCGTCTCCCGGATCGCGGCCGCCGCCACCGCCTCCCCCCGGTCGACGTAGCCGCCGGGGAGGACCCACTTCCCGTAGCCCGGCTCGATCGACCGGCGGACCAGGACGATCCCCCCGTCCAGGGGGCAGATGGTCCCCGCGGCCAGCTTGGGGTCGAAGAAAAAGATGAACCCGCACCCCGCGCAGGCAAGCCGCTCGGGCTCCCCGGCCTTCAGGCGCCGCGGGGCGAGCCCCGCCCCGCAGCGGGGGCAGAACCGGAACTCGCTCGGGTGTGTCATGGACGCGGTGGGGCCGATCTGGTGGGGGGCGGCTACCGGAGGAGCTTCTCGGCCTCGGCCACGATGTGCTCGGCCGAGAGACCGTACTTGCGGTACAGCCCGGCGGGGTCCCCCGACTCCGCGAAGTCCCGGACCCCGATCCGCCGGACCGGCCCCACGGCCGCCTGGGCCGCCACCTCGGCCACGGCGCTCCCGAGGCCCCCGTGGATGCCGTGGTCCTCCACCGTGACGAGCCCCCGGGTCCGCCGGGCAGAGTCCAGGACCACGTCCTCGTCCAGCGGCTTGATGGTATGGATGTTGACCACGCGGGCCGCCACGCCTCGTGCGGCGAGCGCCCCCGCCGCTTTCAGCGCCTCCCCCACGACCCCGCCCGTCGCCACGACCGTGACGTCCCCGCCCTCGCGGAGGATCACCCCGCGCCCGAACTCGAATCGGTAGTCGGGGCCGTTCACGTCCTCCAGCTTCTGCCGGGTCAGGCGGAGGAAGGCGGGGCCCCGGTGCCGGACGAGGTACTCCACCGCCCGCTCCGTCTCTACCGCGTCGGCCGGCTGGACGACCGCCATGTTCGGGATGCTCCGCATGCAGGCGATGTCCTCGGTGGCCATCTGGCTGTAGCCGTCCTCGCCGATGCCGATGCCGGCATGGGTCCCGACGATCCGGACGTTGGCCCGGTTGTAGCCGACCGACATCCGGATCTGCTCGAAGCGCCCGGCGACGAAGCAGGCGAAGGAGCAGCAGAAGGGGACCTTCCCCGCGAGCGCCATCCCGGCCG
Above is a genomic segment from Candidatus Methylomirabilis sp. containing:
- a CDS encoding A/G-specific adenine glycosylase produces the protein MTRPGGVAPPWGKAFGRGLLRWFARHGRDLPWRRTRDPYRILVSEVMLQQTQVPRVLAYYPRFLRRYPTVEALAAAPPARVREAWDGLGYYARARNLQAAARALVRERGGRFPRTREEAENLPGVGRYTSGALLAFAFGEPVPALDTNGTRVLSRLFLARRPSSPSRTVARLERLAASLIPPGEGWAFNQALMDFGALVCTARAPRCEACPFRSRCRAYARWQRRGGATGR
- a CDS encoding cob(I)yrinic acid a,c-diamide adenosyltransferase — translated: MKIYTRTGDKGETGLFDGTRVSKADPRVEAYGAVDETSALLGVAAANTTDAELRGILQDLQRDLFAVGAQLADPKWGVKPRKEKTRLTEARVAELEALIDRAEAELPPLKQFILPGGSPVGAVLHLARTVCRRAERRIVALAATMAVSPLLLTYVNRLSDLLFVLARLASRRAGTEEIPW
- a CDS encoding HAD family phosphatase, which produces MSGPRAVILDFNGVILDDEPIHCAVLQEVLAEEGYRLTEEEYRRDYLAQDDRGCFTLALRGMGRPVTEAALADLIRRKGTRYQARMREGYRFFPGVVDFLRAGAGRVRLAIASGAHRDEIEAALRRAGLTSCFTAIVSADEISRMKPDPEIYRTALDRLNGAPPRPLPPIAPSQCLAVEDSMAGVEAAQAAGMPCVAVTNSYPAEALGFADLVVPGLAGQTTEGLWRAATDGTRGLSGGRRRR
- a CDS encoding tetratricopeptide repeat protein; protein product: MSRQAEGRSRFTALVGRPEGEIDLAEAALLIAAEEYPDLDMAAYLTLLARMGEELRRRTRDVRSAASALETLNHYLFDELGFAGNLEEYYDPRNSYLNEVLDRRTGIPISLSTVYMAVARHGGLPISGVGFPGHFLVKVASGGEEIVLDPFNRGAILTEADCQKLLDQATAGRARFSRELLRAAGTKAILARMLANLKGVYSATRQYAKALSCVERTLLLTPDSVREIRDRGLLLAQMQRTEEAIRELTRYLKLTPAPEDADRVKEQVRALRMHQALLN
- a CDS encoding response regulator — protein: MSPDPITKGAKILIVEDNYFFIELLRETLGGLGCQVFVARGGVEALDLAWEHQPDLILLDVILPEEDGFAVAQILRGNERTKAIPLIFVTARVDLDDRKRGVSLGAVDYITKPLNPSDVQMRVRRALLRLQLPSLETRLALTPKAREVLAGRRLAPELHEKLQLFDGRHTLESILAAREDDVELLEFAVRLVQTGMAAVVGEGPAGEAEAGGIS
- a CDS encoding glucose 1-dehydrogenase, with amino-acid sequence MTPFAGKVALITGGSRGIGRATAHLLAARGADVAFTYRRQEGAASEVAEAIRRLGRRVLSIPADLTDMEAVRRVFAGVRETFGVLDFFIANAAATAFKPLLEVKEHNVDKTFAITVKGFLVAAQEAVPLMGGRRGRIVAVSGIDSLGCLPRHGTLGAAKAAMEVLTRYLAAELAPRGISVNAVNPGLVETDSSRLYAGDGYEAWKAQVVQATPKGRVGTPEDIAKVIAFLCSEEAEWICGQTIVVDGGLTLTAPSPAE
- a CDS encoding NUDIX hydrolase, whose protein sequence is MTHPSEFRFCPRCGAGLAPRRLKAGEPERLACAGCGFIFFFDPKLAAGTICPLDGGIVLVRRSIEPGYGKWVLPGGYVDRGEAVAAAAIRETREEASLEVAVRELVNVYSYPDNPVVVVVYLVQVLGGELRAGDEALEARIFPPGAIPWDELAFPSTAEALRDYLGRFGT
- a CDS encoding transketolase C-terminal domain-containing protein yields the protein MAKATRLAFGEALARLGGEHLEVVVLDADLSKSTMTELFAKKYPERFFEMGIAEGNMVGVAAGMALAGKVPFCCSFACFVAGRFEQIRMSVGYNRANVRIVGTHAGIGIGEDGYSQMATEDIACMRSIPNMAVVQPADAVETERAVEYLVRHRGPAFLRLTRQKLEDVNGPDYRFEFGRGVILREGGDVTVVATGGVVGEALKAAGALAARGVAARVVNIHTIKPLDEDVVLDSARRTRGLVTVEDHGIHGGLGSAVAEVAAQAAVGPVRRIGVRDFAESGDPAGLYRKYGLSAEHIVAEAEKLLR